gatccatgaaccgacagtgtaggcttgctcaacactgctggcttgagccaagaaccgacactcttgaagcaaccgtcactgtcggttggcactacaaaacgacagtgttgttcaactggacactgccgggtggagccaggaaccgacactatttcccgtagatcagtgtcggtttttaaggaccggcggtgatgtcaacccccatcactgccgatatgccactgtcggtttaaaATCCAGCAGTAAAGTGGgtttttaaaccggcagtgatgtctagatctggGGCAGTGATTTCCTTACTAGTTAGAGTAAACCTTACCTTACCATGTTGAGTGAGCAAAATTGTGGCTCACCTGAGTTAACAAAGATTTTCCTTACCAGGAGAGGCTCCAAGATGAACTTTGCTCAAGGATCCAAACAATTACTCTACAAAGGTATATTTTATTTCGACAAGACCTTATTAGCTAACAATCCATTTATTCATGTATGAAACAACGAATAACAGTGAATAATGCCGTCCATCCATATGATTATTTGTTACAAGGCCTATATATTTCGATTGAACATGACCTTAATAAAAAACTATACTCCCCAGTAATTAACAATTCATTTATGCGATTAAAAAAGCTGGTTTATTTGTTGACACCACACCAGCTAGTCGCGGTCGCACCCGATCCTACAGCGCCCAGCCTGCGTCGTGAGTCGCAGCCTCCCGAGCACGGAGCAGGCGATGCGCCTGTTGGCGGCCTCCGTGAAGTGCACCCCGTCCCAGGAGACGTACGCCGACGGGTCGGCGCACGCCTTCGTCCCCGGCGCGCCGCAGTTCGCTGCCATGTCgaagttgtaggcgccgccaccgCGGCCGCAGCACACGACCAGCGGCCTGTCCCTGAAACCTGAAACAATGCACGGCGCGCCAGGACACCGGAAGAGGTCAACACAACGCAGGGGTTAGTTCGATCATCCACCACGAACGGGCGCGCACGTACCGTATCTGCCGGGCGACACGATGATGTCGGTGACGGCGCGGTAGAGGTCGGCGTAGACGATGGACGTCGTCGTCGTCCCGGACCCGAAGTGGGCGCGGCGGAGGTCCCCGAGCATGCGGCGCAGCTCGCGGTTGTGCAGCTCGGCGAAGTCGTTCAGAGAGGTGATGCAACCGGACTCCGGGTCGTAGCCTCCGGCGCCGACGCGTCCCTGGTAGAGTGTCAGCAGCTCCGGCTCGCAGCCGAGAGGTATGGCCCCGGGGACCACCACCGTGCATGCTCCGGCGGCGATCACGTCCTGAATGTGTGACCACGCAAGTATATGCAGGCGTGTGACGAACTGACAGACTATTGTGTTGCGTATAGCATCTGGAACTGGAAGGAGAGTAGGAGGGAGACGACGACTCACCGTCACGGCGGAGCGTATGGCACTGATGATCCGCGGGAGGAAGACGGTTTTCAGCTCGCTAAGGGTGCGGTTTCCGAGGAGTCCGATGAGGTAGTCGTTGACCCCGATCTCTCCGACGACGAAGAGGGAGGTCGCCGTGACGTTCCTCTGCTCTGAGGGCATATATAACAAGAGGGTAATAGGCTAAGTTGGCTTCTCGAGCGTTTCATGCATGTCTATACATGGAAACTCTAGCTAGCAGTATGAGACACGGCGAGTTACCGTGAACCGAGCCGAGAAGCTGCAAAGCATTCTTGAACCAGGCGGTCTGGTTCCTGAGAGAGACCGGCACGAAGATCTTGAGGCCTCTGCCCTCGAAGAAGCCGGGGTCGAGCGCCGTCCCTCCACCCACCGCGAAGTTCACTCCGCGCCGGAAGTCCGCCGCCGTCTTCCCGGCGAGGAGGT
Above is a genomic segment from Miscanthus floridulus cultivar M001 chromosome 3, ASM1932011v1, whole genome shotgun sequence containing:
- the LOC136542982 gene encoding GDSL esterase/lipase At1g28600-like — encoded protein: MAPPPLSRILVILLALLVSAGAGADSSTDDDGGHRSHQTRHARIFSFGDSLTDTGNALRILGDRAIISRPPYGETFFGRPSGRASDGRIMIDFIAEAMGVPQPTPYLLAGKTAADFRRGVNFAVGGGTALDPGFFEGRGLKIFVPVSLRNQTAWFKNALQLLGSVHEQRNVTATSLFVVGEIGVNDYLIGLLGNRTLSELKTVFLPRIISAIRSAVTDVIAAGACTVVVPGAIPLGCEPELLTLYQGRVGAGGYDPESGCITSLNDFAELHNRELRRMLGDLRRAHFGSGTTTTSIVYADLYRAVTDIIVSPGRYGFRDRPLVVCCGRGGGAYNFDMAANCGAPGTKACADPSAYVSWDGVHFTEAANRRIACSVLGRLRLTTQAGRCRIGCDRD